The segment ACTGAGGAGAAGAAAGTTGATCAGCCTGAGATCTTCCCTGCTGGTGCCCAGTCAGAACTATTGAATGAAGCTACTACTCAAAATGGGGCATTTTCAACCCAAGCAACAGAGTCACAGAATGAGAAGGAATCACAACTAGCTTCAATAACTAAGGACCAAAGTGGCTATAGCTGGAAAGTCTGTAATGTCACTGCTGGGCCAGACTACATCCCTTGCCTTGACAATTTGAAAGCAATTCGAAAGCTTCCAAGTACGGGCCACTATGAGCATCGAGAGAGGCACTGTCCGGATGAAGCTCCCACTTGTCTCGTTCCTCTACCTAAAGGATATAAAATCCCAATTCAGTGGCCTAAAAGCAGGGATAAGGTATACCCAACATCTAGTTGATCAATGAAAAACTATTTAAAGTTTACTTGGTGTTGAATATTGTTTTTCTGGTGTGTTATGCAGATATGGTATTATAACGTTCCCCACACCAAGCTTGCAGAGGTTAAGGGGCACCAAAATTGGGTTAAAGTTACTGGTGAATACCTCACTTTTCCTGGAGGTGGAACTCAGTTCGTAAAGGGCGCTCTTCATTACATTGATTTTGTTCAAAAAGTGAGCCCTTGTCACTTATATGTTCTGCTCTGGCCATGCTGTGAATAAAGCAGATTTGTTTATTCTGATTTCATATTAGTTCATATATAGGTGCATCAACAATATTAGGTTCAGGGAAGTAGAAAGCATTTTAATATACTGTGAATGAGGTACTTTTGTATCTCATTTCAACATATCCAAATGCTCCTTCCTTTGTCTTTTTATATTTGCGTTTCATGTGAAAAGATTTCGTGTTTTTCACTGATTTTAAACTAGTTCAGTTCTCTAAGCTCAGGACTGGATTAAACATGAACTGGAACCATACATCTTTTATTCTACACTACACCTGAGTGGTGAGTGCTCACCGGGGCAATTCTTATTTCTATGCATACACTGGTCTACTGCAGGAAGTACAGATCTGCTTTTAACTGTATATGAATCACAGCAGAATGAATAAAAGGAGAATATTCCTGCCCCTTTCCTTTTGTGATAGGCGAAAAGACTCATAAATTTACTTGATTTCTTGATGAGCACGCTGGAAGGTTCTTCTGTGTCCTCTTCTGGACTTACCAGGATCATCTTAATTTtgattttccatttttgttAACCGAACAAAGCTTCTGTTGAATTTATCAAATGCGCTGGTCTGTTCTCTTGATTTTCTGTTCTTGCTACTTTTGCTTATCATCAACCTCATTTTCCCTATTCATGTCATGTCATGTCCTGTTCTTTATTCACATTTCACCAATTTTATATAATGTTGACATGATCATACTTCTGTTATCCAGAAAATTTTCCAAACACAATCTACTTGTCTTTAgttttcctatatttttattattatttttagtttggcACTCTGATTTGCAAGGATAATCTGCTCGTGGGATTCTATTCCTTCTCTGACAAGTATAATTCATTATATTTCTATGGACAATGCAGTCTCTTCCTGATATTGCATGGGGAAAAAGAAGTCGTGTATTATTGGATGTTGGGTGTGGAGTGGCTAGCTTTGGAGGTTTTCTTTTCGATAGAGACGTTCTTGCAATGTCATTTGCTCCCAAGGATGAGCATGAAGCTCAAGTACAATTTGCACTTGAACGAGGAATCCCTGCCATATCATCAGTTATGGGCAGCAAAAGACTTCCTTTCCCTGGGGCTGTATTTGATGTTGTCCACTGTGCACGCTGTAGGGTCCCTTGGCATGTTGAAGGTAATGTTTACATCCTCttcaacacccccccccccccccccccccccctcctacTTCTCCCAGTTAATTTTTGTTAGAGATAAAATTTGAGGTACATTGCAGGTGGTAAGCTTCTCTTGGAGCTAAATCGTGTCTTGCGACCTGGAGGTTATTTTGTCTGGTCTGCCACTCCGGTTTATAGGAAGAATCCAGAAGATTCTGGCATTTGGAAAGGTAGAACTGTTTTCATTTAGATTCCTCTAAAAAAAGATGGACTTGAAGTTGACTTTTAGATGcccttccatttttctttttgttgtaattGATGGCAGCAATGTCTGAGCTAACAAAGTCAATGTGCTGGGATCTGGTGGTGATTAAAAAGGACAAATTCAATGAAGTGGGTGCAGCAATATACAGGAAACCAACTTCCAATGAGTGCTATgacaaaagaccaaaaaatgAGCCTCCCCTCTGCAAAGAATCTGATGACCCAAATGCAGCCTGGTATTTTCTACTTTCCCCATGGTTTAATATAGTGGTTTAATAATGGTATCAGTGGTGTCTGGTACAAATATTGGCTGTTATAAGTTAAAATAGACACTTAACTGATTATTGGGCTATAAAATGTAAGGTTTACTGTGCACAAATCCAATTGACAAGTTCATTAAATAGATAGCCATATAGGATACAGATCTGTCACGTTTAGTGGGATTAAAGACATTTGTTACTGTTATAAAGCAGTTATAATTATCTTTTCACTAGGTAATGCTCACATACCCGATGGGATTTGAACCACCCTATTCACCTGACACCCCATACTTCAGGGGGGTAGAAGCCCCATTTGGCTCAAAGGCCATCTTAAGGAGTTCACAAAATATGAGATGCTTTACTGACTATCATTTTCTACTTTTAGTCTTAGAAGTATTAACGCATGCAAATTAAAGAAGTCTTGAATTTCTTATGTGAGGTAAAATAAGATCATGGTGCACCTTAGAAGAGAGTTTCTATTTCCTTGAAGTAACCTTCAGTTTCTTAGGGAAACTAATAATCTTTCATTAGTTTTACATGGAGATATTATAGTGACGCAGGACAAAAGCTTGAATCGGCTCtgataaaaattatttaggAGTTTACcactaaattttatttcttgatgAGATCTTGAATTATTCTTGAATAAGTTTTGATGTTTGAGGGTTTACGTAATGAATGGATGGAATCTTGAATATGCTTGATATTAAAACAGTGGATAGAAGCTATAGaacaagtaataaaaaaaatagcttttccTAAGCAATCACACAGGTAGGAGATGGCAATCACACTCTCAAAGCTTAAATAAGTGGTTGGAATTCTATTAAAATTGTCactatcaattttatttattacaataaagCCTTTATCTAGGATATTGCTAAAGTTTTACCAAGAAGAGACAAAGACTCAAACTAATTACTAATAGCAAAGAAAAAGTGTTATACGAACCTCTAAACCACATAGGAAAAggattcaaaaaacaaaataagactcATGGGCCTTTGGTATGATCAAGGACAGACCACTTTAGAACATTTGGAATTTACCAAATTGCGCTTATTCTAATTTAACTTAATTAAAAATGAACCAGCAACTTTCTATCCTAAAGAAACTTAATACTAGACTCTGTAATAACCAAAGTAGCTTATGAAAGGTGCCAAGAAGATGCTTCATTAAAACTATCTTtggatttaattctttttcctcGAATTCTTTACTCTGCATCTGTTCTGGAGTTTTGGAAGTTGCAGATTTTTGAATTAAGTGTCCATCATATTGTGCAACAAATATGCATTTTCTTTGTATTGGTAATgggaaaaacagaaaaatgacAATAGGAAATAGCTGAAGCACGggtgtaatttttttcttcaaaaaatgaGTATCTTTATTTATATCTTATCTTCTTCTAAGCAAGTTCACCTGCTTCAGAATTTCTCGACTTACTATGGAAGCATCTCTCTGCTCTGGAAATGCTcctcaaatatttttattagtgaaaattttcactaagtgtttcTGTGAGTGTTTTTGTTCAGGAATGTACCACTGCAAGCATGCATGCACAAAGTACCGGTTGAAAAATCAGAGCGAGGGTCTCAGTGGCCTGAACAGTGGCCACTAAGGTTGGAGAAGCCACCTTACTGGCTTAATTCTCAAGTTGGAGTCTATGGTAAAGGTGCTGTGGAGGATTTCACTGCTGACTACCAGCACTGGAAAAATGTTGTCTCCCACTCATATTTGAATGGGATGGGAATCAACTGGTCTTCCGTGAGGAATGTTATGGACATGAGAGCTGTATATGGAGGGTAAGAAATCCTAcattttttagtatatttttttctttctctgattGGTATGTTATGCACAAATATACTAGGTCTTATACCCATGAACTCATCCTAAACCTAGCACCACACTCACATAGTTGAGTT is part of the Quercus robur chromosome 9, dhQueRobu3.1, whole genome shotgun sequence genome and harbors:
- the LOC126700505 gene encoding probable methyltransferase PMT25; protein product: MAQAKYSRIDGRKSSSYCSTISIVVFVAFCLVAIWTLMSSIAPDQNPDLASEDAGNEVKQMVTENGSRNFKGSSGDLLEDSTNEDGNTGNEQNIVERESENRAEENQDEGVKVNSDDKSESEEEPKRQVENDGEGKTGDGGTDGGVGEVMDAKQTEFDDNKSELVEGEKKLETEESNLTEEKKVDQPEIFPAGAQSELLNEATTQNGAFSTQATESQNEKESQLASITKDQSGYSWKVCNVTAGPDYIPCLDNLKAIRKLPSTGHYEHRERHCPDEAPTCLVPLPKGYKIPIQWPKSRDKIWYYNVPHTKLAEVKGHQNWVKVTGEYLTFPGGGTQFVKGALHYIDFVQKSLPDIAWGKRSRVLLDVGCGVASFGGFLFDRDVLAMSFAPKDEHEAQVQFALERGIPAISSVMGSKRLPFPGAVFDVVHCARCRVPWHVEGGKLLLELNRVLRPGGYFVWSATPVYRKNPEDSGIWKAMSELTKSMCWDLVVIKKDKFNEVGAAIYRKPTSNECYDKRPKNEPPLCKESDDPNAAWNVPLQACMHKVPVEKSERGSQWPEQWPLRLEKPPYWLNSQVGVYGKGAVEDFTADYQHWKNVVSHSYLNGMGINWSSVRNVMDMRAVYGGFAAALKNLKVWVMNVVPIDSPDTLPIIYERGLFGIYHDWCESFNTYPRSYDLLHADHLFSGLKKRCNLKAVVAEVDRILRPEGKLIVRDSVETIREVENMAKSLQWEIRLIYTNDKEGLICARKTMWRPTKVETIMSAIS